In Nocardioides sp. InS609-2, a single genomic region encodes these proteins:
- a CDS encoding amino acid ABC transporter ATP-binding protein, which yields MLKGVSLEVSKHEVVCLIGASGSGKSTLLRCINALEPISRGEIRVDGDVVSGQGVDVNRLRRNVGMVFQSYNLFPHMSVLANVTLAPLKVAGRPRAEAESQALSLLDRVGMKDKANVYPDALSGGQQQRVAIVRALATNPQVLLLDEITAALDPELVGDVLAIVRELAQDGLTMLLATHEMSFAREVASQVCFLHQGRILESGSAQQIFEDPQEERTRQFLARVLTAGRL from the coding sequence GTGCTCAAGGGAGTCAGCCTCGAGGTCTCGAAGCACGAGGTCGTCTGCCTCATCGGCGCCTCGGGCTCCGGCAAGTCGACGCTGCTGCGATGCATCAACGCCTTGGAGCCGATTAGCCGAGGCGAGATTCGCGTGGACGGTGACGTCGTCAGCGGACAGGGCGTGGACGTCAACCGATTGCGCCGCAACGTCGGCATGGTCTTCCAGTCGTACAACCTCTTCCCCCACATGAGCGTGTTGGCGAACGTCACCCTTGCCCCCCTCAAGGTCGCGGGCCGACCCAGGGCTGAGGCGGAGAGTCAGGCACTTTCCCTATTGGACCGCGTGGGGATGAAGGACAAGGCCAACGTCTACCCCGACGCGCTCTCCGGCGGCCAGCAACAACGTGTGGCGATCGTGCGCGCGCTGGCGACGAACCCCCAGGTTCTGCTGCTGGACGAAATCACGGCTGCCCTCGACCCCGAACTCGTCGGCGACGTGCTCGCCATTGTTCGTGAGCTCGCTCAGGACGGCCTCACCATGCTCCTGGCCACGCACGAGATGAGTTTCGCGCGCGAGGTCGCCTCGCAGGTCTGCTTCCTGCATCAGGGCCGCATCCTCGAGAGCGGCAGCGCGCAGCAGATCTTCGAGGATCCACAGGAGGAACGCACCCGTCAGTTCCTCGCCCGAGTGCTCACCGCAGGGAGGCTGTGA
- a CDS encoding amino acid ABC transporter permease: protein MPIAAVALVLTVACGLASAASLRSLHRMLSDPSLVVTLVLGLLAVAALLPVVPALRAFGSARSRTHHVSRGELAAARHAAATGREHAHTGMGYALAVSILAGLVWFATASDGAITSTFLRWEFLKSSFWNVTDAFWVNVRVAAGAQVLVLVVGLLIAVMRLLPGRAGRPLRWIAIAYVDTFRAIPSIIVLYLVGFGLKLAQVPVVKDLSPVWLAVIALTLTYSGYVAEVYRAGIESIHPSQWAASRSLGLSYGMTLRTVIIPQAIRRIVPPLLNDFIGLQKDTALIGVMGVTDAFTQARLSASNAFNLSPVIVVALLFVLITIPQARFVDHLMAREHKRTGSSS, encoded by the coding sequence GTGCCGATCGCAGCGGTGGCTTTGGTGCTCACGGTCGCGTGCGGCCTTGCCAGCGCGGCCAGCCTGCGGTCACTGCACCGGATGCTGAGCGACCCCTCGCTGGTTGTCACGCTCGTGCTCGGGCTGCTCGCCGTCGCTGCACTGTTACCCGTAGTGCCCGCACTGCGGGCCTTCGGCAGCGCACGCAGCCGCACCCACCATGTGTCCCGAGGGGAGCTCGCCGCAGCGAGGCACGCCGCGGCCACGGGCCGGGAGCACGCGCACACCGGGATGGGCTATGCCCTGGCGGTGTCGATCCTCGCGGGCCTGGTGTGGTTCGCCACCGCGAGCGATGGCGCCATTACCAGCACCTTCCTGCGCTGGGAGTTCTTGAAGTCCAGCTTCTGGAATGTGACCGACGCGTTCTGGGTGAATGTCCGGGTCGCTGCGGGTGCGCAGGTGCTGGTGCTCGTCGTCGGCCTACTGATCGCGGTCATGCGACTACTGCCGGGTCGCGCCGGACGGCCTCTTCGTTGGATCGCGATCGCCTACGTCGACACTTTCCGTGCGATACCCAGCATCATCGTGCTCTACCTCGTCGGCTTCGGCCTGAAACTTGCGCAAGTGCCGGTGGTCAAGGATCTCTCGCCGGTTTGGCTCGCGGTCATCGCGCTGACGCTGACCTACTCCGGATACGTGGCCGAGGTCTACCGCGCCGGCATCGAGTCCATCCATCCCAGTCAATGGGCCGCTTCCCGGTCGCTCGGTCTGTCGTACGGCATGACCCTGCGGACGGTGATCATTCCGCAAGCGATACGCCGCATCGTGCCCCCGCTGCTGAATGACTTCATCGGCCTGCAGAAGGACACAGCCCTCATCGGGGTCATGGGTGTGACCGACGCCTTCACGCAGGCTCGGCTCTCGGCGTCCAACGCCTTCAACCTGTCACCCGTGATCGTGGTCGCGTTGCTTTTCGTCCTCATCACCATTCCACAGGCCCGCTTCGTCGACCACTTGATGGCGAGGGAGCACAAGCGCACCGGGAGTTCGTCGTGA